GGCAATGACTATAGGAGTGAGGATAGAGCCGTGAGCAGTGAGGGCAACTGAGTGACTATCTTTGGTCTCTTTTCTCTCTCCTCACCGAGACTGGGTACGCTGAACAATGCCAATAAAGGCGTCTTCCAGGGAAAAGGGAATGGGGCGTAGGGAGTGAATGTGAATCTCGTTCCGGGCTAACATTGATTGCACTTGAGGCAGTTCGCGATCGACCTCTGCCAAGACCAGATGCAGACGATCGCCGAAAATCGACACCTGCCACGGGGCCAATTGTTGCTTAAGGAGTTGAGCACCCCGCTGCGGGCGATCGCACACCAGTTCCAGGAGTTGTCCCGGTTGGGCCGCTTTTATTTCACTCGGTGTCCCTTGTGCAACCACCTCACCATTCACCATAAAGCCCATGCGGTGGCAATGCTCGGCTTCTTCTAAATAGTGGGTGGTGACCAGCACGGCAGTGCCGCGACGGGCCAAATCTTCGATTAAACGCCAGAATTGGCGACGGGCTAGGGGATCAACGCCGGAGGTCGGTTCATCTAGAAACAAAATTTCTGGTTCGTGCATGACTGATGCACCAAAAGCCACCCGTTGTTTCCAGCCTCCCGGTAGTTGTCCTGTAATCAAGGTTTCCTTACCCACCAAGCCACAGGTGGCCAGCACCCATTCAATGCGCGATCGCCGTTGCTGAACAGGGACCCCATAGACACCGCAGTAAAAAGCCAGATTTTCAACGACCGTCAGGTCATCGTAAAGGGTAAATTTTTGGCTCATATAGCCCAGCCGTTGCCGCAGGGTTTGACTGCGCAGGTTATCAGTTTCCCCCGCCAGGGCAATGTGACCGCCGCTGGGTTCCAGCAGACCACAGAGCATTTTGATGGTAGTGGTTTTCCCCGCCCCGTTGGCCCCCAGCAGGCCATAGATCTCACCGTAGTCGATGGCAAGGGTAACATCCTTGACGGCCCGGAAGCTGCCAAAGTGTTTCTGGAGACCCCGGGCCTCGATGGCCAGGGGGCGATCGCTAGCAGAACTGGCTGGTGCAGACATTGCGTGAACAGGCTCCTGGCGGGGCGAGGCAGGCGACTGACGGGGGAAGGGGATAAAGGGCGGGTCAGCTCCCTCTTGTCGCAGGCCCACCACGAAGACATTCTCCAGCGTGACCTCAGTCGGTTGGAGGCTGGTAAGGGGGATTTGCGAATCCTGGAGGCGCGATCGCACAGCAATGGCCCCG
This DNA window, taken from Trichothermofontia sichuanensis B231, encodes the following:
- a CDS encoding ATP-binding cassette domain-containing protein, whose protein sequence is MNLPISPSPIIQVMGLRKQYGSHVAVRSLTFEVEPGEIFGLIGPDGAGKTTTFHILAGILEATAGEVRVLDRPPRDARLQIGYLTQQFSLYLDLSIDENLRYNASLRQVRPLDFQQRRDQYLRLMGLDRFPDRLAGQLSGGMKQKLALCCALISQPPILLLDEPTTGVDPVSRREFWDVLATLAEAGMTIVVATPYLDEAERCNRIGLIYDGELQAMGTLPQLRANLGLSRLEVRLRHVQDLARAEQCLQAGGYLSGANSPIMDVQTFGDRLDILVPDPEVGAIAVRSRLQDSQIPLTSLQPTEVTLENVFVVGLRQEGADPPFIPFPRQSPASPRQEPVHAMSAPASSASDRPLAIEARGLQKHFGSFRAVKDVTLAIDYGEIYGLLGANGAGKTTTIKMLCGLLEPSGGHIALAGETDNLRSQTLRQRLGYMSQKFTLYDDLTVVENLAFYCGVYGVPVQQRRSRIEWVLATCGLVGKETLITGQLPGGWKQRVAFGASVMHEPEILFLDEPTSGVDPLARRQFWRLIEDLARRGTAVLVTTHYLEEAEHCHRMGFMVNGEVVAQGTPSEIKAAQPGQLLELVCDRPQRGAQLLKQQLAPWQVSIFGDRLHLVLAEVDRELPQVQSMLARNEIHIHSLRPIPFSLEDAFIGIVQRTQSR